The proteins below are encoded in one region of Nitrospira lenta:
- a CDS encoding FKBP-type peptidyl-prolyl cis-trans isomerase, with protein sequence MGVGGSMSESSASEGKEITTSSGLQYIDQAVGTGDTATAGQTVSVHYTGWLTNGKKFDSSVDRGQPFSFRLGVGQVIKGWDEGVQGMKIGGKRKLTIPSNLGYGARGAGGLIPPHATLVFDVELLGVQ encoded by the coding sequence ATGGGAGTAGGAGGCAGCATGAGCGAGTCATCGGCATCGGAAGGGAAAGAGATTACGACGTCATCCGGTTTGCAATACATCGATCAGGCCGTGGGAACCGGTGACACTGCGACGGCGGGGCAGACAGTTTCCGTTCATTACACCGGCTGGCTCACGAATGGGAAGAAGTTCGATAGTTCAGTGGACCGTGGCCAACCCTTCTCCTTTCGGCTCGGGGTCGGCCAGGTGATCAAGGGGTGGGATGAGGGTGTGCAGGGGATGAAAATCGGCGGGAAGCGCAAGCTGACGATCCCCTCGAACCTCGGCTATGGGGCGCGTGGCGCCGGCGGGCTTATTCCACCTCATGCCACGCTCGTGTTCGACGTCGAATTGCTTGGAGTGCAGTAA